A single region of the Solwaraspora sp. WMMD791 genome encodes:
- a CDS encoding MerR family transcriptional regulator, which produces MSIGEVLAELRPDFPDTTISKLRFLEAEGLVEPRRTPSGYRKYSWEDVARLRFVLTAQRDQYLPLRVIREQLARQDAESGPAAGRARPALVAVGPSGEVPGRPPVPAAQSRWSRTELLERSGLESSTLAEVERLGLVVADAPGWYDADAVVIASAVAGLLRHGLEVRHLRAVRAAADREVGLFAQLVSPLARQNDPAARARAAETASELVGLSQRLHAALVRSGLRGTVGR; this is translated from the coding sequence ATGAGCATCGGTGAGGTGCTGGCCGAGTTGCGTCCGGATTTTCCGGACACGACGATCTCCAAGTTGCGGTTCCTCGAGGCTGAGGGGCTGGTGGAGCCGCGGCGTACCCCGTCTGGTTACCGCAAGTACAGCTGGGAGGACGTGGCCCGGCTGCGGTTCGTGTTGACGGCGCAGCGGGACCAGTATCTTCCGTTGCGGGTGATCCGGGAGCAGCTGGCGCGTCAGGATGCCGAGTCGGGCCCGGCGGCGGGTCGGGCCCGGCCGGCGTTGGTGGCGGTGGGGCCGTCCGGTGAGGTGCCGGGTCGGCCGCCGGTGCCGGCGGCGCAGTCGCGGTGGAGCCGTACGGAGCTGTTGGAACGTAGTGGTCTGGAGTCGTCGACGCTGGCCGAGGTGGAGCGGCTGGGCTTGGTCGTGGCGGATGCGCCGGGCTGGTACGACGCGGACGCGGTGGTGATCGCGTCGGCGGTGGCGGGGCTGTTGCGGCACGGGTTGGAGGTGCGGCACCTGCGGGCGGTGCGGGCGGCGGCGGACCGGGAGGTCGGGTTGTTCGCGCAGCTGGTGTCGCCGTTGGCGCGGCAGAACGATCCGGCGGCGCGGGCGCGGGCGGCGGAGACGGCCAGTGAGCTGGTTGGTTTGTCGCAGCGGCTGCACGCGGCGTTGGTGCGCTCGGGGTTGCGCGGCACGGTGGGCCGGTGA
- a CDS encoding bifunctional nuclease family protein → MRELSVVGVRVELPTNQPIVLLREVDGDRYLPIWIGAVEATAIAYEQQGVKPTRPLTHDLLRDILAALRAPLQAVEITELKDNVFYADLVIGDSVRVSARPSDSIALALRVGAPIRCAEQVLSEAGIVIPDEQEDEVEKFREFLDQVRPEDFAG, encoded by the coding sequence GTGCGTGAGCTGAGCGTGGTCGGGGTGCGGGTGGAGTTGCCCACCAACCAGCCGATCGTGCTGCTGCGTGAGGTCGACGGGGACCGCTATCTGCCGATCTGGATCGGTGCGGTGGAGGCCACTGCGATCGCCTACGAGCAGCAGGGGGTGAAGCCGACCCGGCCGTTGACGCATGATCTGTTGCGGGACATCCTGGCGGCGTTGCGGGCACCGCTGCAGGCGGTGGAGATCACCGAGTTGAAGGACAACGTGTTCTACGCGGATCTGGTGATCGGTGACAGTGTGCGGGTGTCGGCGCGGCCCAGTGATTCGATCGCGTTGGCGTTGCGGGTGGGTGCCCCGATTCGTTGTGCTGAGCAGGTGCTCTCGGAGGCGGGCATCGTCATTCCGGATGAGCAGGAGGACGAGGTCGAGAAGTTCCGGGAGTTCCTGGATCAGGTGCGTCCGGAGGATTTCGCGGGGTGA
- a CDS encoding MerR family transcriptional regulator, whose protein sequence is MPAQREPDPGSSDHVDGVGPEEDLVGYRGVTACHAVGISYRQLDYWARTALVVPSVRDAAGSGSQRLYSFRDLVVLKVVKRLLDAGVSLQNIRKAIDTLRSRGVADLAGITLISDGTTVYECRSPEEVVDLLQGGQGVFGIAIGGAFKEIQGSLSQLPAEPAVTEPAQESPVAAGDELAARRARRRAG, encoded by the coding sequence ATGCCCGCGCAGCGAGAGCCGGATCCGGGTTCGTCTGATCATGTGGACGGTGTCGGGCCGGAGGAGGATCTGGTCGGCTACCGCGGCGTGACGGCCTGCCACGCGGTCGGCATCAGTTACCGGCAGTTGGACTACTGGGCGCGTACGGCGCTGGTGGTGCCGAGTGTGCGTGACGCGGCGGGGTCGGGTTCGCAGCGGCTGTACTCGTTCCGCGACCTCGTGGTGTTGAAGGTGGTCAAGCGGCTGTTGGACGCCGGGGTGTCGTTGCAGAACATCCGGAAGGCGATCGACACGTTGCGGTCGCGGGGGGTGGCGGATCTTGCCGGGATCACGTTGATCTCGGACGGGACGACGGTGTACGAGTGCCGCTCCCCGGAGGAGGTCGTGGATCTGCTGCAGGGCGGCCAGGGCGTGTTCGGGATCGCGATCGGCGGTGCGTTCAAGGAGATCCAGGGGTCGTTGTCGCAGTTGCCGGCGGAGCCGGCGGTGACGGAGCCGGCGCAGGAGTCGCCGGTGGCCGCCGGTGACGAGTTGGCGGCGCGGCGGGCTCGGCGGCGGGCCGGCTGA
- the gcvP gene encoding aminomethyl-transferring glycine dehydrogenase has translation MSFADRHIGPDSAAQRRMLDVVGYASVDDLMDAAIPEVIRWRDRLDLPEPLGEAQVTAALRAVAQANIPAVSMIGLGCHGTHMPAVIRRNVLENPAWYTAYTPYQPEISQGRLEALLTFQTMVSDLTGLATANASMLDEATAAAEAMTLARRASKSASDVYVVDADALPQTVAVLRTRAEPLGIDVRVCDVAAGLPAEFFGVHLQWPGASGRVRDDAAVVAAAHRVGALVTVAADLLALTLLRPPGACGADVAVGTSQRFGVPMGFGGPHAGYLAVRAGLERMLPGRLVGVSRDAAGDRAYRLALQTREQHIRREKATSNICTAQVLLAVLAAMYAVYHGPQGLRAIAARTHASAVRLRAGLAAGGVRVGDWPLFDTVTATVPGEAAQVVARAAARGVNLRLVDADTVAVSCDETTTPQHLAAVWAAFGVAGHDGDAPAAIPPQWRRTDEFLTHEVFHAYRSETAMMRYLRRLADADYALDRGMIPLGSCTMKLNAAVQMEPVSWPGFAEVHPLAPAAQTAGYRQLIGELEGWLAEVTGYDAVSVQPNAGSQGELAGLLAIRAYHRSRGQAQRTVCLIPSSAHGTNAASAVMAGMRVVVVGCDVDGNVDVADAQRLIDAHRDTLAAIMVTYPSTHGVYEDGIADLCARVHDAGGQVYVDGANLNALLGYARPGRFGADVSHLNLHKTFCIPHGGGGPGVGPVAVRAHLAPFLPADPLVGGAGPVISGSRYGSAGILPIPWAYLRLMGADGLVRATGSAVLAANYVAARLRGHFPVLYAGNKGLVAHECVLDLRPLTKATGVTVEDVAKRLVDYGFHAPTMSFPVAGTLMVEPTESEDLAELDRFCAAMIAIRAEIDQVAQGVWPVADSPLRQAPHTAAMVVADDWSLPYPRSVAAFPAGQAAGGKYWPPVRRVDGAYGDRNLMCACPPPQEYSD, from the coding sequence TTGTCGTTCGCCGATCGGCACATCGGCCCGGATTCGGCGGCGCAGCGGCGGATGCTCGACGTCGTCGGGTACGCCAGTGTCGACGATCTGATGGACGCGGCGATCCCGGAGGTGATCCGGTGGCGGGACCGCCTCGACCTGCCGGAGCCGCTGGGTGAGGCCCAGGTGACGGCGGCGCTGCGGGCGGTGGCGCAGGCCAACATCCCGGCGGTGTCGATGATCGGTCTGGGGTGTCACGGCACCCACATGCCGGCGGTGATCCGCCGCAACGTGCTGGAGAACCCGGCCTGGTACACGGCGTACACCCCGTACCAGCCGGAGATCAGCCAGGGCCGGTTGGAGGCGTTGCTGACGTTTCAGACGATGGTGTCGGATCTGACCGGGCTGGCGACGGCGAACGCGTCGATGCTGGACGAGGCGACGGCGGCGGCGGAGGCGATGACGTTGGCCCGGCGGGCGTCGAAGTCCGCCAGCGACGTGTACGTGGTGGACGCCGACGCGTTGCCGCAGACGGTTGCGGTGCTACGGACCCGGGCGGAGCCGCTCGGTATCGATGTGCGGGTGTGTGATGTGGCGGCGGGTCTGCCGGCGGAGTTCTTCGGTGTGCATCTGCAATGGCCGGGGGCGTCAGGCCGGGTCCGCGACGACGCGGCGGTGGTCGCGGCGGCGCACCGGGTGGGCGCGCTGGTGACGGTCGCCGCGGATCTGTTGGCGTTGACGCTGCTGCGTCCGCCGGGGGCGTGTGGCGCCGATGTGGCGGTCGGTACGTCGCAGCGGTTCGGGGTGCCGATGGGGTTCGGTGGCCCGCACGCCGGCTACCTGGCGGTGCGGGCCGGGTTGGAGCGGATGCTGCCGGGCCGGCTGGTGGGGGTGTCGCGGGACGCGGCCGGTGACCGGGCGTACCGGTTGGCGTTGCAGACCCGGGAGCAGCACATCCGGCGGGAGAAGGCGACGAGCAACATCTGCACGGCACAGGTGCTGCTGGCGGTGTTGGCGGCGATGTACGCCGTGTACCACGGTCCGCAGGGGCTGCGGGCGATCGCGGCGCGTACGCACGCGTCGGCGGTGCGGCTACGCGCCGGGTTGGCCGCCGGTGGGGTACGGGTCGGTGACTGGCCGCTGTTCGACACGGTGACCGCGACGGTGCCCGGCGAGGCGGCGCAGGTGGTGGCGCGGGCGGCGGCGCGAGGGGTGAACCTGCGGCTGGTGGACGCCGACACGGTGGCGGTGTCGTGTGACGAGACGACGACGCCGCAGCATCTGGCGGCGGTGTGGGCGGCGTTCGGGGTGGCCGGCCACGACGGTGACGCGCCGGCGGCGATTCCGCCGCAGTGGCGGCGCACCGACGAGTTCCTCACCCACGAGGTGTTCCACGCCTACCGCAGTGAGACGGCGATGATGCGGTACCTGCGGCGGCTGGCGGACGCCGACTACGCGCTGGACCGCGGCATGATCCCGTTGGGGTCGTGCACGATGAAGCTGAACGCGGCGGTGCAGATGGAGCCGGTCAGTTGGCCGGGGTTCGCCGAGGTGCATCCGTTGGCGCCGGCGGCGCAGACGGCCGGGTACCGGCAGTTGATCGGCGAGTTGGAGGGCTGGCTGGCGGAGGTGACCGGCTACGACGCGGTCAGTGTGCAGCCGAACGCGGGGTCGCAGGGGGAGTTGGCCGGGTTGCTGGCGATCCGCGCGTACCACCGGTCGCGGGGGCAGGCGCAGCGGACGGTGTGTCTGATTCCGTCGTCGGCGCACGGCACGAACGCGGCGAGCGCGGTGATGGCGGGGATGCGGGTCGTGGTGGTGGGCTGCGATGTCGACGGCAACGTCGACGTGGCCGACGCGCAGCGGCTCATCGACGCGCACCGGGACACCCTCGCGGCGATCATGGTGACGTATCCGTCGACGCATGGGGTGTACGAGGACGGCATCGCTGACCTGTGTGCCCGGGTGCACGACGCCGGCGGGCAGGTGTACGTCGACGGGGCGAATCTGAACGCGTTGCTGGGGTACGCCCGGCCGGGCCGGTTCGGCGCGGACGTGTCGCATCTGAATCTGCACAAGACGTTCTGTATCCCGCATGGTGGTGGCGGCCCGGGGGTGGGTCCGGTGGCGGTGCGGGCCCATCTGGCGCCGTTCCTGCCGGCGGATCCGCTGGTCGGGGGAGCGGGGCCGGTGATTTCGGGGTCCCGGTACGGGTCGGCGGGGATTCTGCCGATTCCGTGGGCGTACCTGCGGTTGATGGGTGCCGACGGACTGGTGCGGGCGACCGGTTCGGCGGTGTTGGCGGCGAACTACGTGGCGGCGCGGCTGCGGGGGCATTTCCCGGTGCTGTACGCCGGCAACAAGGGCCTGGTGGCGCATGAGTGTGTGTTGGATCTGCGGCCGTTGACGAAGGCGACCGGGGTGACGGTGGAGGATGTCGCGAAGCGGCTGGTCGACTACGGGTTCCACGCGCCGACGATGTCGTTCCCGGTGGCGGGCACGTTGATGGTGGAGCCGACCGAGAGTGAGGACCTGGCGGAGCTGGACCGGTTCTGCGCGGCGATGATCGCGATCCGGGCGGAGATCGACCAGGTGGCGCAGGGGGTGTGGCCGGTGGCGGACAGTCCGTTGCGGCAGGCGCCGCACACGGCGGCGATGGTCGTCGCCGATGACTGGTCGTTGCCGTATCCGCGGTCGGTGGCGGCGTTTCCCGCCGGTCAGGCCGCCGGTGGCAAGTACTGGCCGCCGGTGCGGCGGGTGGACGGCGCCTACGGCGACCGGAATCTGATGTGTGCGTGTCCGCCGCCGCAGGAGTACAGCGATTGA
- a CDS encoding DUF5999 family protein, with translation MCQHQPTCPSSDATDREAARVIACFPEQGWSLLCNGVIVFEDTGELLPDGSSIAPHRGPARHALAA, from the coding sequence ATGTGCCAGCACCAACCGACCTGTCCCTCGTCCGACGCCACCGACCGTGAAGCGGCCCGCGTGATCGCCTGCTTCCCCGAGCAGGGCTGGAGCCTGCTCTGCAACGGCGTCATCGTGTTCGAGGACACCGGCGAACTGCTCCCCGACGGCAGCAGCATCGCCCCACACCGCGGCCCCGCCCGGCACGCTCTCGCCGCCTGA
- the def gene encoding peptide deformylase: MTMRPIRIIGDAVLRSPAEPVTTFDRSLRDLVTDLMDTLLGAPGRAGVAAPQIGVSARVFVYDADGHRGHVVNPHLHLADDTDTDDEGCLSIPGLYFPTPRARHARVDGVDQHGEPVTITGTGFLARALQHETDHLDGRLYVDTLRGDTRRRALREIRAAHWTRH; encoded by the coding sequence ATGACGATGCGCCCGATCCGGATCATCGGCGACGCCGTGCTGCGTAGCCCCGCCGAACCCGTCACCACCTTCGACCGGTCCCTGCGCGACCTCGTCACCGACCTGATGGACACCCTGCTCGGCGCCCCCGGCCGCGCCGGCGTCGCCGCACCCCAGATCGGCGTGAGCGCCCGCGTGTTCGTCTACGACGCCGACGGCCACCGCGGCCACGTCGTCAACCCACACCTGCACCTGGCCGACGACACCGACACCGACGACGAAGGCTGCCTGTCCATCCCCGGCCTGTACTTCCCGACCCCACGCGCCCGCCACGCCCGCGTCGACGGCGTCGACCAGCACGGCGAACCCGTCACCATCACCGGCACCGGCTTCCTCGCCCGCGCCCTGCAACACGAAACCGACCACCTCGACGGCCGCCTCTACGTCGACACCCTGCGCGGCGACACCCGCCGCCGCGCCCTGCGCGAAATCCGCGCCGCCCACTGGACCCGCCACTGA
- a CDS encoding alanine racemase, with amino-acid sequence MTGGEVPGGGRVVRLPGAVAAVVAELAESAAVEPVCAYVYDRSVLRGAARRLRSVLPVGAQVLYAMKANGHPAVVAELARVLDGVEVASGGELAAAVAAGARQVVFGGPGKTDGQLAAAVAAGALVNVESVSELRRLDVVARSAGRRVEVAVRVNRPGGGLSGSHAMAGVATQFGVDEAQLGEVVAVAAGLSGVRLVGFSLHAVSNNLDAVAHARFVVAAVAWAVAAGRRFGVPVEYVNVGGGFGVDYVGGGRFDLAAFGAGLAGLVLPAGLRLVFEPGRWLAAEAGWYAAQVVDVKCTQGRWFAVVRGGTHHFRLPAAWGYDHPFAVVPVDRWPYPFARAQVAGAAVDVAGELCTPRDVLCRGLVVGRLRIGDVVVFDRAGAYGWDISHHDFLRHPYPRVVVL; translated from the coding sequence GTGACCGGGGGTGAGGTGCCGGGTGGTGGCCGGGTGGTGCGGCTGCCGGGTGCGGTGGCGGCGGTGGTGGCCGAGTTGGCCGAGTCGGCGGCGGTGGAGCCGGTGTGTGCGTATGTGTACGACCGGTCGGTGCTTCGGGGGGCGGCGCGGCGGTTGCGGTCGGTGCTGCCGGTGGGGGCGCAGGTGCTGTACGCGATGAAGGCGAACGGGCATCCGGCGGTGGTGGCGGAGTTGGCGCGGGTGTTGGACGGGGTGGAGGTGGCGTCGGGGGGTGAGTTGGCGGCGGCGGTGGCGGCGGGGGCGCGGCAGGTGGTGTTCGGTGGGCCGGGTAAGACCGATGGGCAGTTGGCGGCGGCGGTGGCGGCGGGGGCGTTGGTGAACGTGGAGAGTGTGTCGGAGTTGCGGCGGTTGGATGTGGTGGCGCGGTCGGCGGGTCGGCGGGTGGAGGTGGCGGTGCGGGTGAACCGGCCGGGTGGCGGGTTGTCGGGTAGTCACGCGATGGCGGGGGTGGCGACACAGTTCGGGGTGGACGAGGCGCAGCTGGGTGAGGTGGTGGCGGTGGCGGCGGGGTTGTCGGGGGTGCGGCTGGTGGGGTTCAGCCTGCACGCGGTGTCGAACAACCTGGACGCGGTGGCGCACGCGCGGTTCGTGGTGGCGGCGGTGGCGTGGGCGGTGGCGGCCGGCCGCCGGTTCGGGGTGCCGGTGGAGTACGTGAACGTGGGCGGCGGGTTCGGGGTGGACTATGTCGGTGGCGGCCGGTTCGACCTGGCGGCGTTCGGTGCGGGGTTGGCGGGGTTGGTGCTGCCGGCGGGGCTGCGGTTGGTGTTCGAGCCGGGTCGGTGGTTGGCGGCGGAGGCCGGCTGGTACGCGGCGCAGGTGGTGGATGTGAAGTGCACGCAGGGCCGGTGGTTCGCGGTGGTGCGGGGTGGGACGCATCATTTCCGGTTGCCGGCGGCGTGGGGTTACGACCATCCGTTCGCGGTGGTGCCGGTGGACCGGTGGCCGTATCCGTTCGCGCGGGCGCAGGTGGCGGGGGCCGCGGTGGATGTGGCTGGTGAGTTGTGTACGCCGCGGGACGTGTTGTGCCGGGGGCTGGTGGTGGGGCGGTTGCGGATCGGGGACGTGGTGGTGTTCGACCGGGCGGGTGCCTACGGGTGGGACATTTCGCACCACGATTTTCTGCGGCATCCGTATCCGCGGGTGGTGGTGCTGTGA
- a CDS encoding IucA/IucC family protein, with product MRGSVGLAAAVESAQEQLRVVAPGWVAGFREAVPWAARVVAARLVDALCREDVGAARAVWGGRGRWYGFDRFVVDERWVADPWAVLPVELLAGRRGWALAAELTDAVVHLAVAAARPPVAGPAGGSGGPEGPDGWAVWAERQALTGHNLHPCGRTRLGWSVADAVAHDVGSPATRVGFVAVRRDLHVGDDVGAWLRRWYPQVPAAPPGWVVQPVHVWQGMRVVARRYADLVAAGVVRLLPQVVSAVPTAAVRTVLLPAGVDGRRRYLKVSLDIQVTSTRRTISVASTRNGPVLSSVLSSVVADDEVAAARLVLLPEVAGAAVPVGSGRDVSAIVREGLVGRLVPGEVAVPGVALVTGRELVARVAQFGRVRGLVGAAAGLGFVAAYVSVVVPPVLRLATRFGVALEAHLQNCLPTFRGGVPFRLVVRDFAGLRLARPRLAAAGVSVGLAPGSVVATDDVAVMRAKVGYTLLQAHVGEVVRSVVDVFGVDEVAAWRVVRSVVDETYGSLRGERGCAGWAVEDHAAFTAPLVAHKALVRMRLAGSGDLYVPVRNPISDVGFDGGGPGVAR from the coding sequence GTGCGGGGGTCGGTGGGGTTGGCGGCGGCGGTGGAGTCGGCGCAGGAGCAGTTGCGGGTGGTGGCGCCGGGGTGGGTGGCGGGGTTCCGGGAGGCGGTGCCGTGGGCGGCGCGGGTGGTGGCGGCGCGGTTGGTCGACGCGTTGTGTCGGGAGGATGTGGGGGCGGCGCGGGCGGTGTGGGGTGGGCGGGGACGGTGGTACGGGTTCGACCGGTTTGTGGTGGATGAGCGGTGGGTGGCGGATCCGTGGGCGGTGTTGCCGGTGGAGTTGCTGGCTGGGCGGAGGGGGTGGGCGTTGGCGGCGGAGTTGACCGACGCGGTGGTGCATCTGGCGGTGGCGGCGGCGCGTCCGCCGGTGGCGGGTCCGGCGGGTGGGTCGGGCGGTCCTGAGGGGCCGGACGGTTGGGCGGTGTGGGCGGAGCGGCAGGCGCTGACGGGTCACAATCTGCATCCGTGTGGCCGTACCCGGTTGGGGTGGTCGGTGGCGGACGCGGTGGCGCATGACGTGGGGTCGCCGGCGACGCGGGTGGGGTTCGTGGCGGTGCGTCGTGATCTGCATGTGGGTGACGATGTGGGGGCGTGGTTGCGGCGGTGGTATCCGCAGGTGCCGGCGGCGCCGCCGGGGTGGGTGGTGCAGCCGGTGCATGTGTGGCAGGGCATGCGGGTGGTGGCGCGTCGGTACGCCGATCTGGTGGCGGCGGGTGTGGTGCGGTTGCTGCCGCAGGTGGTGTCGGCGGTGCCGACGGCGGCGGTGCGTACGGTGCTGTTGCCGGCGGGTGTCGACGGGCGGCGGCGGTATCTGAAGGTGTCGTTGGACATTCAGGTGACGTCGACGCGGCGGACGATTTCGGTGGCGAGTACCCGTAACGGGCCGGTGTTGTCGTCGGTGTTGTCGTCGGTGGTGGCCGACGACGAGGTGGCGGCGGCGCGGTTGGTGTTGTTGCCGGAGGTGGCGGGGGCGGCGGTGCCGGTGGGGTCGGGCCGGGACGTGTCGGCGATCGTGCGGGAGGGGCTGGTGGGCCGGTTGGTGCCGGGTGAGGTGGCGGTGCCGGGGGTGGCGTTGGTGACGGGTCGGGAGTTGGTGGCGCGGGTGGCGCAGTTCGGCCGGGTGCGGGGGTTGGTGGGGGCGGCGGCGGGGTTGGGGTTCGTGGCGGCGTACGTCTCCGTGGTGGTGCCGCCGGTGTTGCGGTTGGCGACCCGGTTCGGGGTGGCGTTGGAGGCGCATCTGCAGAACTGTCTGCCGACGTTTCGCGGTGGGGTGCCGTTCCGGTTGGTGGTGCGGGATTTCGCGGGGTTGCGGTTGGCGCGGCCGCGGTTGGCGGCGGCGGGGGTGTCGGTGGGGTTGGCGCCGGGTTCGGTGGTGGCCACCGATGATGTGGCGGTGATGCGGGCCAAGGTGGGGTACACGCTGTTGCAGGCGCATGTGGGTGAGGTGGTGCGGTCGGTGGTGGATGTGTTCGGGGTGGATGAGGTGGCGGCGTGGCGGGTGGTGCGGTCGGTGGTGGATGAGACGTACGGGTCGTTGCGGGGTGAGCGGGGGTGTGCGGGGTGGGCGGTGGAGGACCATGCGGCGTTCACGGCGCCGCTGGTGGCGCACAAGGCGTTGGTGCGGATGCGGTTGGCGGGGTCGGGTGACCTGTATGTGCCGGTGCGGAATCCGATCTCGGATGTGGGGTTCGACGGTGGCGGGCCGGGGGTGGCGCGGTGA
- a CDS encoding IucA/IucC family protein has product MSGEWCPDVTATVSALRQCRPELVAAVEAAVPGARAAVLARLWGAVGREPVPGVAGQRVGDGRLTVTLADGREVVGPAAAAELFAPAGPGLAVTVGSEVVTDPGRLLRVLGLSGAGSVAAELDNSVANVALARGARAVAVGRTGGAGAGLTRSLVGWEQVVVDGHPVHPGCRARVGMSTLEVLRYAPEHRPVVPLELVAVPPGRWLTTGAGLAPLLPVHPWQREHVLGAYPWLRPTGRVVPARPLMSLRTVVPLSGGSWQWKTAVDVQMTSAVRTVSEAAVRNGPVLTAVLSRLARRVPGFGVLPEVAAGAVVVDGVACRSLAVVRRRVPRVASGVQVMPVGALAAPVGAPGGGSVVGGLVRAGYGGDPVGFVADLARVVVAPVVSMVGWGVGLEAHGQNVVLVWRSGRLVGAWYRDVGGVRVDPVALAAAGVGVPSLSGDVVAADPVEVVVTALAAVGVAVGEPVAVLAREFGVAPGRLWQRVGVVVREAVAGLPAVVRGRVASAVFGERWPVKATLSMRLAPDPLAVRWAWVAGPLAQWR; this is encoded by the coding sequence GTGTCGGGTGAGTGGTGTCCGGATGTGACGGCGACGGTGTCGGCGTTGCGGCAGTGCCGGCCGGAGCTGGTGGCGGCGGTGGAGGCGGCGGTGCCGGGGGCGCGGGCGGCGGTGCTGGCTCGGTTGTGGGGTGCGGTGGGGCGTGAGCCGGTGCCGGGGGTGGCCGGTCAGCGGGTGGGCGACGGCCGGTTGACGGTGACGTTGGCTGATGGCCGTGAGGTGGTGGGTCCGGCGGCCGCGGCGGAGTTGTTCGCGCCGGCCGGTCCGGGGTTGGCGGTGACGGTGGGGTCGGAGGTGGTGACTGATCCCGGGCGGCTGTTGAGGGTGCTGGGGCTGTCCGGTGCCGGGTCGGTGGCGGCGGAGTTGGACAACAGTGTGGCGAACGTGGCGTTGGCGCGGGGGGCGCGGGCGGTGGCGGTGGGGCGTACGGGTGGTGCCGGTGCGGGGTTGACGCGGTCGCTGGTGGGGTGGGAGCAGGTGGTGGTCGACGGGCATCCGGTGCATCCGGGGTGCCGGGCCCGGGTGGGGATGTCGACGTTGGAGGTGTTGCGGTACGCGCCGGAGCATCGGCCGGTGGTGCCGCTGGAGTTGGTGGCGGTGCCGCCGGGGCGGTGGTTGACGACCGGGGCGGGGTTGGCGCCGCTGTTGCCGGTGCATCCGTGGCAGCGGGAGCATGTGCTGGGCGCGTATCCGTGGTTGCGTCCGACGGGTCGGGTGGTGCCGGCGCGGCCGTTGATGTCGTTGCGGACGGTGGTGCCGTTGTCGGGTGGGTCGTGGCAGTGGAAGACGGCGGTGGATGTGCAGATGACGTCGGCGGTGCGCACGGTGTCGGAGGCGGCGGTGCGCAACGGGCCGGTGCTGACGGCGGTGTTGTCGCGGTTGGCGCGGCGGGTGCCGGGGTTCGGGGTGTTGCCGGAGGTGGCGGCGGGTGCGGTGGTGGTGGACGGGGTGGCGTGCCGGTCGTTGGCGGTGGTGCGCCGGCGGGTGCCGCGGGTGGCGTCGGGGGTGCAGGTGATGCCGGTGGGGGCGTTGGCGGCGCCGGTGGGTGCGCCGGGTGGTGGGTCGGTGGTGGGTGGGTTGGTGCGGGCGGGGTATGGCGGGGATCCGGTGGGTTTCGTGGCGGATCTGGCGCGGGTGGTGGTGGCGCCGGTGGTGTCGATGGTGGGCTGGGGGGTGGGGTTGGAGGCGCATGGGCAGAATGTGGTGCTGGTGTGGCGTTCGGGGCGGTTGGTGGGTGCCTGGTATCGGGATGTGGGGGGTGTGCGGGTGGATCCGGTGGCGTTGGCGGCGGCGGGTGTGGGTGTGCCGTCGTTGTCTGGTGATGTGGTGGCGGCGGATCCGGTGGAGGTGGTGGTGACGGCGTTGGCGGCGGTGGGGGTGGCGGTGGGTGAGCCGGTGGCGGTGCTGGCGCGGGAGTTCGGGGTGGCGCCGGGGCGGTTGTGGCAGCGGGTGGGTGTGGTGGTGCGGGAGGCGGTGGCGGGGTTGCCGGCGGTGGTGCGGGGGCGGGTGGCGTCGGCGGTGTTCGGTGAGCGGTGGCCGGTGAAGGCGACGTTGTCGATGCGGTTGGCGCCGGATCCGTTGGCGGTGCGGTGGGCGTGGGTGGCGGGTCCGTTGGCGCAGTGGCGGTGA
- a CDS encoding endonuclease/exonuclease/phosphatase family protein — translation MRMATFNLLHGRSPHDGQVDPDRLTTAITTLDADILALQEVDRGQPRSARHDLTALAATALAAPTHRFAAAIVGTPGDTFRTPHHDHDGHDEPCYGISLISRYPARHWQITRLDPAPLRSPVLVADPAPRLLLLRDEPRVLLTAVLDTPHGPVTVAATHLSFVPGWNLRQLRAVTRTLRALPPPRLLLGDLNLPAGLAAAVTGWQPLARRPTYPTPRPRVQLDHILLDPRGAPPALSNVTHVATPALDVSDHRPLVVTVTGR, via the coding sequence GTGCGCATGGCCACCTTCAACCTGCTGCACGGACGCTCACCCCACGACGGCCAGGTCGACCCCGACCGGCTCACCACCGCGATCACCACCCTCGACGCCGACATCCTCGCCCTGCAGGAAGTCGACCGCGGCCAACCCCGCAGCGCCCGCCACGACCTGACCGCGCTCGCCGCGACCGCCCTGGCCGCACCCACCCACCGCTTCGCCGCCGCCATCGTCGGCACCCCCGGCGACACCTTCCGCACCCCTCACCACGACCACGACGGCCACGACGAACCCTGCTACGGCATCAGCCTGATCAGCCGCTACCCGGCCCGGCACTGGCAGATAACCAGACTCGACCCCGCCCCGCTGCGCTCACCCGTCCTCGTCGCCGACCCGGCACCCCGGCTGCTGCTGCTCCGCGACGAACCCCGCGTCCTGCTCACCGCCGTCCTGGACACCCCGCACGGGCCCGTCACCGTCGCCGCCACCCATCTGTCCTTCGTCCCCGGCTGGAACCTGCGCCAACTACGGGCCGTCACCCGCACCCTGCGGGCACTACCGCCACCACGGCTGCTGCTCGGCGACCTCAACCTGCCCGCCGGGCTGGCCGCCGCCGTCACCGGCTGGCAGCCACTGGCCCGCCGGCCCACCTACCCCACACCGCGGCCCCGCGTCCAACTCGACCACATCCTGCTCGACCCGCGCGGCGCGCCACCGGCCCTGTCCAATGTCACCCACGTCGCCACCCCCGCGCTCGACGTCTCCGACCATCGGCCGCTCGTCGTCACCGTCACAGGTCGCTGA